The Acidobacteriota bacterium genome includes a window with the following:
- a CDS encoding energy transducer TonB — translation MRSIPLLDQAAIDAVRQWVYEPMIINGRPRPVVFTVTVRFQLK, via the coding sequence CTGCGGTCGATCCCGCTGCTCGATCAGGCGGCCATCGACGCGGTCCGGCAGTGGGTTTACGAGCCCATGATCATCAACGGCCGGCCCCGGCCGGTCGTCTTCACCGTGACCGTCCGGTTCCAGCTGAAATGA